Proteins encoded together in one Amblyomma americanum isolate KBUSLIRL-KWMA chromosome 1, ASM5285725v1, whole genome shotgun sequence window:
- the LOC144114005 gene encoding uncharacterized protein LOC144114005, which translates to MWLLLMRSCTSQDDFRMKRGLVSSCIDLFVSFGKIAAMELEQRISNWLPALDKEIVELTVQKLQQCGVESLEHLKYVVEEDLQFLKPISRRILLERFHSAATPNPPVSLSPNDIQSPTSTQCASFSTPWEVFPPQLMKACQEGKRPVKSDLNEMVRLVSDHILAINRKPGRKILRAIAAEIVSHYPKTFEDTLNGAVIGSGIETLLWKLENCVNNKRRPSSEQPHQFEPDDELDLSVKRVKIQRDSYGCVAWQPKLPSDESADSQEKKKEDLLSQFRLAFPDETMVAQLMSETYASQRQLINASKNIRDIERSWPFLFQAKHLTNHVNILLGSNVAKTFDDRLKTVGRQVFRYAHSQVKKECVKSCLQEIEAAKTNRKSMAVEYEAMPLLLLAIFGEDKELFYKLTEEMASDDDLGDLPSCPFICTKGWTFLTANSYTICVDTHPVLHASKPDEAFKLLFFAHFAFNIQYQKETSLCLEFTQRAIAGINPARGTKVRKNGGKQHCLSPRVAALATALKDYDF; encoded by the exons ATGTGGTTGCTtttgatgcggagctgcacttcgcaagatgACTTCCGCATGAAGAGGGGCTTGGTGTCTTCGTGCATCGATTTATTCGTTTCATTTGGAAAG ATAGCTGCAATGGAGTTGGAACAACGAATTTCCAACTGGCTGCCAGCCCTGGACAAGGAGATTGTAGAGCTGACAGTCCAGAAGCTGCAGCAATGTGGTGTAGAGTCCCTGGAACATCTGAAGTATGTGGTTGAAGAGgatttgcaatttttaaagcCCATCAGCAGAAGGATTCTTCTTGAAAGGTTTCACTCAGCGGCTACGCCCAACCCACCAGTGTCACTTTCTCCCAACGACATTCAATCGCCTACAAGCACACAGTGTGCAAGCTTTTCTACACCTTGGGAGGTTTTCCCACCACAGCTTATGAAGGCTTGCCAAGAAGGGAAGCGTCCAGTAAAGAGCGACTTGAATGAAATGGTACGACTTGTGAGTGACCATATTCTTGCCATAAACAGGAAGCCAGGTCGCAAGATCTTGAGGGCCATCGCAGCTGAAATTGTGAGCCATTACCCGAAGACATTCGAGGACACCctaaatggggcagtaattggcTCGGGCATTGAGACACTCTTGTGGAAACTTGAAAACTGTGTTAACAACAAACGAAGGCCAAGCTCTGAGCAGCCACATCAGTTCGAACCGGACGATGAACTGGACTTGAGTGTCAAACGAGTGAAGATTCAGAGAGactcatatgggtgtgtggcatggcaaccaaagcTTCCATCTGACGAGTCTGCTGActcacaggagaagaaaaaagaggacttgctgtcgcagttcaggcttgcgtttccagatgagaccatggttgcacagctcatgtcagagacttatgcatcacaacgtcagcttatcaatgcatccaaaaatattcgagacattgagcgaagctggccatttctgtttcaggcaaagcacctgaccaaccacgtaaacATCTTGCTAGGCTCAAATGTTGCAAAGACTTTCGATGACCGACTAAAGACTGTTGGACGGCAAGTTTTTCGTTACGCACACAGCCaagtaaaaaaagaatgtgtgaagtcttgtctccaagaaatagaagctgccaaaactaacaggaagtcaatggcagttgaatacgaagccatgccactactactgctcgcaatcttcggagaagacaaagagctgttttacaagctaacagag GAGATGGCCAGCGACGATGACTTGGGGGATCTGCCAAGCTGTCCTTTCATCTGCACGAAAG GATGGACTTTTCTCACTGCTAATTCATACACAATCTGCGTGGACACCCATCCAGTGCTTCATGCATCGAAGCCAGACGAGGCCTTCAAGCTGCTGTTCTTTGCCCATTTTGCTTTTAACATCCAGTACCAGAAGGAGACGAGCCTGTGCTTGGAATTCACACAGAG GGCTATTGCAGGTATTAATCCTGCAAGAGGAACAAAGGTGCGAAAGAATGGCGGGAAGCAGCACTGCCTGTCACCAAGAGTGGCTGCACTCGCAACGGCTTTGAAAGACTATGACTTTTAG